Proteins from a single region of Candidatus Binatia bacterium:
- a CDS encoding dihydroxy-acid dehydratase → MARDPRSQSRLVTDGPDRAPARAMLKAVGFTDEDLSKPLVGVANTWIEVMPCNFHLRRLAEKVKEGIRAAGGTPVEFNTIAVSDGISMGTPGMKASLVSREIIADSIELCVRGHLFDAVVALSGCDKTIPGTVMALARLDLPSLMLYGGTILPGRLGDRDLTIQDVFEAVGAYRAGKITAEELRAIENHACPGPGACGGQFTANTMAMAFELLGISPMGSASVPAMDSLKDRVAFRCGQLVMELLQRGLTARRVITRRSLENAIAGVVASGGSTNAVLHLLAVAHEAGVELSIDDFDRVSSKTPLLADLKPGGRFVAFDLYRAGGVRLVAKRLLDGGYLHPDELTVTGRTIGEEAREAQETPGQEVVRPLSDPLKPTGGLVILRGNLAPEGCVVKVAGHERLEHRGPARVFDCEEDAFAAVKEGRIRPGDVVVIRYEGPRGGPGMREMLGVTAALVGEGLGESVALLTDGRFSGATHGLMAGHVAPEAACGGPIAAVREGDTIRFDIPSRRLDVEIGAEELDRRLREWRPPPPRYTHGVFAKYARTVSSASRGAVTSP, encoded by the coding sequence ATGGCACGGGATCCGCGATCGCAGAGCCGTCTCGTCACCGATGGTCCCGACCGGGCTCCTGCCCGGGCCATGCTCAAGGCCGTGGGCTTCACGGACGAGGACCTCTCGAAGCCCCTCGTCGGCGTCGCGAACACGTGGATCGAAGTCATGCCCTGCAACTTCCACCTTCGCCGACTGGCCGAGAAGGTGAAAGAAGGCATCCGGGCGGCCGGCGGCACGCCCGTCGAGTTCAACACGATCGCCGTCTCGGACGGCATTTCGATGGGCACCCCGGGGATGAAAGCCTCGCTGGTGAGCCGCGAGATCATCGCCGATTCGATCGAGCTTTGCGTGCGAGGGCATCTCTTCGACGCCGTCGTGGCGCTCTCGGGTTGCGACAAGACGATCCCGGGTACGGTCATGGCTCTCGCCCGGCTCGACCTCCCTTCCCTCATGCTTTACGGCGGCACGATTCTGCCCGGACGGCTCGGCGATCGCGACCTCACGATCCAGGACGTGTTCGAAGCCGTGGGCGCCTACCGTGCCGGGAAAATCACGGCGGAAGAGCTCCGGGCGATCGAGAACCACGCCTGCCCCGGCCCCGGAGCTTGCGGCGGACAGTTCACGGCGAACACGATGGCCATGGCCTTCGAGCTTCTCGGCATTTCGCCCATGGGAAGCGCGAGCGTGCCCGCGATGGATTCCCTCAAGGACCGCGTGGCCTTTCGGTGCGGGCAACTCGTCATGGAGCTTCTCCAGCGTGGGCTCACGGCACGACGAGTCATCACGCGCCGGTCGCTCGAGAACGCGATTGCCGGCGTCGTGGCGTCCGGCGGTTCGACGAACGCCGTCTTGCACCTTCTTGCCGTGGCGCACGAGGCGGGGGTCGAGCTTTCGATCGACGACTTCGATCGCGTGAGCTCGAAAACGCCGCTGCTCGCGGACCTCAAGCCCGGTGGCCGCTTCGTGGCCTTCGATCTCTACCGGGCAGGGGGAGTGCGTCTCGTGGCGAAACGGCTTCTCGACGGTGGCTACCTCCATCCCGACGAACTCACGGTGACCGGCCGCACGATCGGCGAGGAAGCGCGCGAGGCGCAGGAAACTCCGGGGCAGGAGGTCGTCCGTCCCCTTTCCGATCCTCTCAAGCCCACCGGCGGACTCGTCATTCTCAGGGGGAACCTCGCCCCCGAGGGTTGCGTCGTGAAGGTGGCCGGACACGAACGGCTCGAGCACCGCGGCCCGGCTCGCGTGTTCGACTGCGAGGAAGACGCCTTCGCGGCCGTCAAGGAGGGTCGGATTCGTCCCGGTGACGTCGTCGTCATCCGGTACGAAGGTCCTCGGGGCGGACCCGGGATGCGCGAGATGCTCGGTGTCACGGCCGCTCTCGTGGGAGAAGGGCTCGGCGAGTCGGTGGCGCTTCTCACCGACGGTCGTTTTTCCGGGGCGACGCACGGACTCATGGCGGGTCACGTGGCCCCGGAAGCCGCTTGCGGGGGGCCGATCGCCGCGGTGCGCGAAGGGGACACGATCCGATTCGACATCCCGTCGAGGCGGCTCGACGTCGAAATCGGTGCCGAGGAGCTCGATCGAAGGCTCCGCGAGTGGCGGCCTCCTCCGCCGCGTTACACGCACGGCGTTTTCGCCAAATACGCGCGCACGGTGTCTTCTGCGTCGCGCGGGGCCGTCACTTCGCCGTAG
- a CDS encoding hydrolase yields the protein MREPGERFFLVDGGVRLRALEWGGGGPRLVLLLHGGSAHARWWDFFASRFDENVRVVALDLRGHGESHHTPGRYAIEDYAADVSEVLRSLAPQSAALVGHSLGGLVATRVAAEPPVPLAGLVLVDAGVRGWKKGERFLEKLAGLPHPVYSSPEEAIARFRFLPEAEHVRPEIRRHVVLHGIRAAGPGRYVPKFDREALAAVARADVTEDLPRIACPVLFVRGARSPVVSRRAVADLGRRIRRLAVVEIPDAGHHVLLENPAAFEQAVLAFLADRFACPSVSQEKEEGEKVHEKVREPRGEDTARTLSQRTRSEAEEESQ from the coding sequence GTGCGCGAGCCCGGGGAGCGCTTTTTTCTCGTCGATGGCGGCGTCCGCCTTCGCGCCCTGGAGTGGGGAGGTGGGGGGCCTCGACTCGTCCTTCTCCTCCACGGGGGCTCGGCACACGCGCGCTGGTGGGATTTCTTCGCTTCGAGGTTCGACGAGAACGTTCGCGTAGTCGCTCTCGACCTGCGGGGTCACGGCGAGAGTCACCACACGCCCGGCCGTTACGCGATCGAGGACTATGCGGCCGACGTGAGCGAAGTGCTCCGGAGCCTCGCGCCGCAAAGTGCGGCTCTCGTCGGTCACTCCCTGGGGGGTCTCGTCGCGACCCGTGTCGCGGCCGAGCCGCCCGTACCGCTCGCGGGTCTCGTGCTCGTGGACGCGGGCGTCCGCGGGTGGAAAAAAGGCGAGCGCTTTCTGGAGAAGCTCGCGGGACTTCCCCACCCCGTCTACTCGAGCCCCGAGGAGGCGATCGCCCGCTTTCGCTTTCTGCCCGAAGCCGAGCACGTTCGCCCCGAGATCCGGCGCCACGTCGTGCTGCACGGGATCCGCGCCGCCGGCCCGGGACGGTACGTACCCAAATTCGACCGCGAAGCTCTCGCGGCCGTGGCCCGCGCCGACGTGACCGAGGATCTCCCGCGCATTGCGTGCCCCGTGCTGTTCGTGCGCGGAGCGCGGAGCCCCGTCGTCTCCCGGCGTGCGGTGGCCGATCTCGGGCGGCGGATCCGGCGTCTCGCCGTCGTGGAAATCCCGGACGCGGGTCATCACGTCCTTCTCGAGAATCCCGCGGCCTTCGAGCAGGCCGTCCTCGCTTTTCTCGCGGATCGCTTTGCCTGCCCTTCAGTCTCGCAGGAGAAAGAGGAAGGCGAAAAGGTCCACGAGAAAGTGCGCGAACCACGGGGAGAGGATACCGCCCGAACGCTCTCGCAGCGCACCCGTAGCGAGGCCGAAGAGGAAAGCCAGTGA
- a CDS encoding co-chaperone YbbN yields the protein MKSPWVSDVTEATFAEAVLERSRHVPVVVDFWAPWCGPCRSLSPVLERLAAEHGGAFELAKVNVDENPALAQAFAIQSIPTVVAVRDGQIVAEFVGALPESQVREFLARLLPSEADRLAETGTRLAEEGKHDEAERLLREALEKDPRNELAHFGLALVHVARGQDDEALALLRRIGPGPVHDRAERLAAEIRVRQGSGGDVAALRKKVEENPEDLEARFELAQACAGAGLYEEALQNYLEIVRRSREFRDDGARKAMVDLFALLGSDHPLTDRYRSELAKVLFR from the coding sequence ATGAAGAGCCCCTGGGTGTCCGACGTCACGGAAGCGACGTTCGCGGAAGCCGTCCTCGAACGGTCGCGGCACGTCCCCGTCGTCGTGGACTTCTGGGCGCCTTGGTGCGGGCCGTGCCGATCGTTGAGCCCCGTGCTCGAGCGGCTCGCGGCCGAGCACGGCGGGGCCTTCGAGCTCGCGAAAGTGAACGTCGACGAAAACCCGGCGCTCGCCCAGGCGTTCGCCATCCAGAGCATTCCCACCGTCGTGGCTGTCCGGGACGGACAGATCGTCGCCGAGTTCGTGGGCGCCCTGCCGGAAAGCCAGGTCCGGGAATTCCTCGCGAGGCTTCTCCCGAGCGAAGCCGACAGGCTCGCGGAAACGGGGACCCGTCTCGCCGAAGAGGGAAAACACGACGAAGCGGAACGCCTTCTCCGGGAAGCCCTCGAGAAAGACCCGCGAAACGAGCTCGCGCATTTCGGTCTCGCCCTCGTCCACGTAGCCCGAGGCCAAGACGACGAAGCCCTCGCGCTCCTGCGCCGTATCGGACCCGGCCCCGTGCACGACCGGGCGGAACGGCTCGCTGCGGAAATTCGTGTTCGCCAGGGCAGCGGAGGAGACGTCGCGGCGCTTCGGAAAAAAGTCGAAGAGAATCCCGAAGACCTCGAAGCCCGATTCGAACTCGCGCAGGCGTGTGCCGGGGCGGGACTCTACGAAGAGGCGCTCCAGAACTATCTCGAGATCGTGCGTCGGAGCCGCGAATTCCGCGACGACGGCGCGCGCAAAGCGATGGTGGACCTCTTCGCGCTTCTCGGTTCGGACCATCCCCTCACCGACCGCTACCGGTCGGAGCTCGCCAAGGTCCTTTTCCGGTAG
- the vapC43 gene encoding ribonuclease VapC43, with the protein MIAVDTNILVYAHRRESRHHTRAAELLRSLAEGPDTWAIAWPCLYEFFSVVTSPRIWRDRASTPDQAWRQIEAWTASPSVCLLTETDDFLPILEGFARRPRVRGPVVHDARVAALCVAHGVTELLTADRDFSLFPELPVRNPLRAREP; encoded by the coding sequence ATGATCGCGGTCGACACCAACATCCTCGTTTACGCCCATCGCCGTGAGTCACGACACCACACGCGTGCCGCCGAGCTGCTGCGGTCTCTCGCGGAAGGACCCGATACCTGGGCGATTGCCTGGCCGTGCTTGTACGAGTTCTTCAGCGTCGTGACGAGTCCGCGGATCTGGAGGGACAGAGCTAGCACACCGGACCAGGCCTGGCGGCAGATCGAGGCGTGGACTGCTTCTCCTTCCGTGTGTCTTCTCACCGAAACGGACGACTTCCTCCCGATTTTGGAGGGGTTCGCGCGCCGGCCTCGCGTGCGGGGGCCGGTGGTTCACGATGCTCGTGTAGCGGCGCTCTGCGTTGCACACGGTGTGACCGAGCTGCTAACGGCAGACCGCGACTTCTCCTTGTTTCCCGAACTCCCCGTCCGCAACCCCCTCCGAGCTCGTGAACCCTAG